Proteins from one Dermacentor variabilis isolate Ectoservices chromosome 1, ASM5094787v1, whole genome shotgun sequence genomic window:
- the LOC142582177 gene encoding uncharacterized protein LOC142582177, with protein MRTTEPLYGNGRRPAEPPVPFRQLLPMQLKDRISGKKGRQNDVACLPEMMTLFSCLAEKNYDSNNCTKEVTAFEGCFNKFLKRNAEYKAIGSLGILTPGLKASQLSTQQANSLLKKYPIANLLKKVR; from the exons ATGCGAACGACAGAGCCGTTGTACGGAAACGGCCGCCGACCTGCCGAGCCACCGGTCCCGTTCCGGCAGCTCTTGCCCATGCAACTGAAAGACAGGATCTCTGGAAAGAAAGGTCGCCAGAACG ATGTCGCCTGTTTACCAGAGATGATGACCTTGTTCTCCTGCTTGGCTGAAAAAAACTATGATTCCAATAACTGTACTAAGGAAGTCACAGCATTTGAAGGCTGCTTCAACAAATTCTTG AAACGTAATGCAGAGTACAAGGCTATTGGCTCGCTAGGAATCTTGACTCCAGGGCTAAAGGCATCGCAGTTGTCTACGCAGCAAGCTAATTCACTTCTGAAAAAGTATCCCATTGCAAATTTGTTAAAGAAGGTTCGATAA